The Solanum lycopersicum chromosome 2, SLM_r2.1 DNA window ACTAGTATCACCAGCTGGATTTCAACCCCACCAACCCTAAATAATCATTCTCTATTCCCCCTTACGAGTCGTTTAGCATAAGGTATAATAATTTCAGGATCAAACGACTGTTAAATGTCATAAACATTGCTCGACTCTAATGTGTACTAAAGCTTTACCCAGAGTCAATTGATTCGTTTTTCCGCTTTCCTTATATCGAATATACCACACTTTCTCCTCCTCCAAAAGTTGAAACTACCTGTAAAGAGGTTAAATGAGACTCTGAAATTTCTGCCTAATATAATTCAGATTTGGTCTGTTtggttttttcttcttccacGTTTTCCAACTTGTTGCACAATTTTCactatattttttctctttcggTTTTCTTGTTTGACCCACCAATCCAACCTTCATATATTGACCCTTCTTCCTTCTTCCATCTTACTATATAAACCCTAACCACACCATTCAAATCCATATTATCGAACAGTTTCCGGTGGAGGgctaaggaagaagaagaagaagaagagagctATATTGTACGGTACTTCATCACATGGCATCCATTTGGGGTTTGTTATCTCCATGGATACcttatttcatttctttcatagcTTTTTTACTTCTTCTTGAACAGATCTCTTACATCAAGAAGAAGCGTTTTCTTCCTGGCCCAACTCTTGTATTCCCCTTCCTTGGCAACGTAATTCCCTTAGTCACAAATCCAACTAAATTCTGGGACCTTCAATCAGCTTTAGCTAAGTCTACTAGCCATGGTTTTTCTGTTAACTACATCATAGGTAAGTTCATTCTTTACATCCACTCAACTGACCTCTCTCATAAGGTCTTTGCCAATGTCCGCCCTGACGCTTTCCATCTTATCGGTCACCCTTTTGGGAAAAAGCTATTCGGCGAACATAACTTGATTTACATGTTTGGGCAAGAACATAAAGACCTTCGCCGACGAATTGCCCCAAATTTTACCCCTAAAGCTCTGGGAACTTACACTGATATTCAACAGAGGATTATTATCAAACACTTCAAGTCCTGGTTAGATGAAGCATCCAAATCCCCTAACACCCCAATCCCGCTTCGTCTACTTTGCAGGGATATGAACTTGGATACTTCTCAGACTGTGTTCGTTGGTCCATACTTGGATGGAGAATCGAGAAAGAGATTTAATGTTGATTACAATTACTTCAATGTTGGGTTAATGAAACTTCCTGTTGATTTACCGGGTTTTGCCTTCAGAAATGCTAGATTAGCAGTTGGGAGATTAGTTGACACCCTTTCGGTTTGTGTGGAACAAAGCTTAAACAAGATGAAAAACGAAGAAGAACCCACATGCTTGATTGATTTCTGGATGCAGGAAAATTTAAGAGAGATTAACGAAGCTAAGATCAATGGATTACAAAAGCCATTTCAGTACAGTAACAAGGAACTTGGAGGTTACCTGTTCGACTTCCTCTTTGCTGCTCAAGATGCTTCTACTTCTGCTCTGTTATGGGCAATCGTGCTTCTAGATTCTCACCCACAAGTTCTGGAGAAAGTTCGGTCGGATGTAGCGAGATTCTGGTCGCCAGAATCTGAGGAGCCGCTGACGGCGGAAATGCTCAGGGAAATGAAGTACCTGGAAGCGGTGGCGCGTGAGATAATCAGAATCAGAGCTCCGGCGACAATGGTGCCACATATTGCCGGCGAAGAATTCCGGTTAACCGAAGATTACGTTATCCCAAAAGGAACAATTGTGTTCCCGTCGGTTTTTGATTCATCATTTCAGGGTTTTCCTGAACCGGAGAAATTTGAACCGGACCGGTTCATGGAGGAGAGACAAGAGGAGCGGGTTTACAAAAAGAACTTTCTAGCATTTGGTGCTGGGCCCCATGCGTGTGTCGGCCAGAAGTATGCTATTAACCACTTGATGCTTTTCATTGCTATGTTTACGGCTCTGATTGATTTCAAGAGACACAAAACCGACGGCTGCGATGACATCTCGTATATTCCAACCATTGCTCCAAAGGATGATTGCAAAGTTTTCCTTGCACACAGGTGCACACGATGATtgcccattttttaaaaaaataatcaatttggccccattttaattatttttctatttttttccttgtttttttttttaattttaaattttagtgtgTGAATACACGTAACTTGATCAAATGATCAAGATTCTTTTAAAATGTTTGTTGGAGCAATTGATGGAGTGACAAATATTTGGGATTGTGTGGAagattaataaaagaaattccTTTTAATTATTGGACTACTTATTTTGTCATATATATCATGAATAGTGTTATGAACAAGAGCTAATGGCTTATAAAttgtttgtatttatatttgattgtatggggaataatttttaaatggaTAAAGTTTAGACTTTTTGAATTCATCTTTGACCCGTTAATTAGAAGATGAGTACAATTTGGACATTGAGAGAATATCTAAGGTGTGTTGGTAGTGTGAAAGGAAAATGTTAGATGTTTTTAGATTTTGTTcagatttaaaaataaatatttttctcaaattcaagaaaattaattattttatgtagaataaaatattttctagaccCTTGACTCGCCCCAACATGAGGCTTAGCTTTGAACTCAATCGTAGAACCTTGATCTTATGATTCAAGACTCAACTCTTGACTTTGATCATATTTCTCAACTCGAAATCCAAATTTTAACTGTGGCACGACTCATAACCCTACCCCATTTGGAATCTAATCTTGACCTCATTTCTGAATTTGACTCAACTCTTAACTTCGACCCTAAATTTTCACTCAGGATCTGATTTTTGACCTAATACATAACTCCTAATGTTAAGGTCGATTTTTGGTTGTGTGAACAAGTTAGATAttgataaattgttttttttaactttgaatGTAATGTTGgtctttgaaatatttttccataTCAATTATCATATTACTGAGTTATATTCAAATGTTGAATTCAGATATACACATCATTCATGAGAATATGGTTTATACTCCTGATTATTAAGAACTAGCAAATGTTGAATTTTGTGATAAAGAATTGTAAAGGTTAAATTCATTTAAGTTGAATTAATCGTTAAAACAATGATTTAAAAGCTTTCACATCATATATTGCTAAAGAAAATTGtgtaaaaatcaatttttgaatttgtgaCAACGAAGTGGTTATATATGTGGATATATATTAGTTATAAGTAGGCCACCCTCCATATAAAATGAGCTGGAAATGTAATTAGTGTACGTATC harbors:
- the CYP710A11 gene encoding cytochrome P450 710A11, coding for MASIWGLLSPWIPYFISFIAFLLLLEQISYIKKKRFLPGPTLVFPFLGNVIPLVTNPTKFWDLQSALAKSTSHGFSVNYIIGKFILYIHSTDLSHKVFANVRPDAFHLIGHPFGKKLFGEHNLIYMFGQEHKDLRRRIAPNFTPKALGTYTDIQQRIIIKHFKSWLDEASKSPNTPIPLRLLCRDMNLDTSQTVFVGPYLDGESRKRFNVDYNYFNVGLMKLPVDLPGFAFRNARLAVGRLVDTLSVCVEQSLNKMKNEEEPTCLIDFWMQENLREINEAKINGLQKPFQYSNKELGGYLFDFLFAAQDASTSALLWAIVLLDSHPQVLEKVRSDVARFWSPESEEPLTAEMLREMKYLEAVAREIIRIRAPATMVPHIAGEEFRLTEDYVIPKGTIVFPSVFDSSFQGFPEPEKFEPDRFMEERQEERVYKKNFLAFGAGPHACVGQKYAINHLMLFIAMFTALIDFKRHKTDGCDDISYIPTIAPKDDCKVFLAHRCTR